Proteins from one Pyrobaculum neutrophilum V24Sta genomic window:
- a CDS encoding DNA-directed DNA polymerase — protein MELKIWPLDVTYAVVGGYPEVRVFGLTEGGGRVVLVDRSFKPYFYVDCPTCEVGVVKSSLSRVAPVDEVSAAERRFLGRPRRFLMVVARVPEDVRRLREAAAQIPGVAGVYEADIRFYMRYMIDVGLLPCSWNRAEVEGGGKVGGLPQYTVVQWLGPAGGFPPPLRVLAFDIEVYNERGTPDPARDPVVMIAVKTDDGREEVFEAEGRDDRGVLRSFVEFVKSYDPDVVVGYNSNGFDWPYLAGRARAIGVPLRVDRLGGLPQQSVYGHWSIVGRANVDLYGIVEEFPEIKLKTLDRVAEYFGVMRREERVLIPGHKIYEYWRDPGKRPLLRQYVLDDVRSTLGLADKLLPFLIQLSSVSGLPLDQVAAASVGNRVEWMLLRYAYRLGEVAPNREEREYEPYKGAIVLEPKPGMYEDVLVLDFSSMYPNIMMKYNLSPDTYLEPGEPDPPEGVNAAPEVGHRFRRSPLGFVPQVLKSLVELRKAVREEAKRYPPDSPEFRILDERQRALKVMANAMYGYLGWVGARWYKREVAESVTAFARAILKDVIEQARRLGIVVVYGDTDSLFVKKHVNVDKLIQYVEEKYGIEIKVDKDYAKVLFTEAKKRYAGLLRDGRIDIVGFEVVRGDWSELAKEVQLKVVEIILNSRDVAEARRRVTQYVREIIERLREYKFNVDDLIIWKTLDKELGEYKAYPPHVHAALILKRHGYKVGKGNMVGYVVVKGGGKISEKALPYILLDDVKKIDVEYYIERQIIPAALRIAEVIGVKEADLKTGKSERSLLDFF, from the coding sequence GTGGAACTTAAGATCTGGCCTCTAGATGTGACGTACGCGGTGGTCGGCGGGTACCCCGAGGTGAGGGTCTTCGGGTTGACGGAGGGGGGAGGACGGGTGGTGTTGGTGGATAGGTCCTTCAAGCCCTACTTCTACGTCGATTGCCCAACCTGCGAGGTAGGCGTTGTGAAAAGCTCGCTGTCGCGGGTGGCCCCCGTGGATGAGGTATCTGCGGCTGAGAGGAGGTTTCTAGGCCGGCCGAGGAGGTTCCTGATGGTGGTTGCACGTGTGCCCGAGGACGTGAGGAGGCTGAGGGAGGCGGCGGCGCAGATACCCGGCGTGGCCGGCGTATACGAGGCCGACATCCGTTTCTACATGCGCTATATGATTGACGTGGGGCTTCTCCCCTGTAGTTGGAATAGGGCTGAGGTGGAGGGGGGCGGCAAAGTGGGGGGATTGCCCCAGTACACGGTGGTCCAGTGGCTGGGGCCCGCCGGGGGGTTTCCGCCTCCGTTGCGGGTTCTGGCGTTTGATATAGAGGTGTACAACGAGAGGGGTACGCCGGATCCTGCAAGGGATCCCGTGGTGATGATCGCGGTGAAGACAGACGACGGTAGAGAGGAGGTTTTTGAGGCCGAGGGAAGGGACGACCGAGGCGTCTTGAGGTCCTTCGTCGAGTTCGTCAAGAGCTACGACCCCGACGTAGTAGTGGGCTACAACTCAAACGGCTTTGACTGGCCTTATCTCGCGGGGCGGGCGAGGGCAATCGGCGTACCGCTTAGAGTTGATAGGCTGGGCGGCCTCCCACAACAGAGCGTATATGGGCATTGGTCCATCGTGGGGAGGGCGAACGTGGATCTATACGGCATCGTAGAGGAGTTTCCAGAGATTAAGCTGAAGACTCTGGACCGCGTCGCCGAGTACTTCGGCGTGATGAGGCGCGAGGAGAGGGTTTTGATACCGGGCCACAAGATCTATGAGTACTGGAGAGATCCGGGGAAAAGGCCTCTGCTTAGGCAGTACGTTCTTGACGACGTGCGGTCTACCCTTGGTCTTGCGGATAAGCTCCTGCCGTTTTTAATACAGCTCTCCTCCGTATCTGGTTTACCGCTTGACCAAGTGGCGGCGGCGAGCGTTGGCAACAGGGTGGAGTGGATGCTTCTTAGGTACGCGTACCGCTTGGGCGAGGTGGCCCCGAACAGAGAGGAGAGGGAGTACGAGCCGTATAAGGGGGCCATCGTGCTTGAGCCGAAGCCGGGGATGTACGAAGACGTGCTTGTGCTCGACTTCTCCTCCATGTACCCCAACATCATGATGAAGTACAACCTGTCGCCGGATACATACCTAGAGCCCGGCGAGCCGGATCCGCCCGAGGGCGTAAACGCGGCGCCCGAGGTGGGACATAGGTTTAGGAGAAGCCCCCTCGGCTTCGTCCCCCAGGTGTTGAAGAGCTTGGTGGAGCTTAGGAAGGCGGTAAGAGAGGAGGCTAAGAGGTACCCCCCAGACTCGCCGGAGTTTAGGATCTTAGACGAGAGACAACGCGCCCTCAAGGTTATGGCCAACGCCATGTATGGATACCTGGGCTGGGTGGGGGCCCGGTGGTACAAGCGGGAGGTAGCCGAGTCTGTGACGGCTTTTGCCAGAGCGATCCTAAAAGACGTTATTGAACAGGCTAGAAGGCTGGGCATCGTGGTTGTATACGGCGACACAGACAGCCTATTTGTCAAAAAGCATGTGAACGTGGATAAGCTCATCCAGTACGTGGAGGAGAAGTACGGCATAGAGATAAAGGTGGATAAGGACTACGCCAAGGTGCTTTTCACGGAGGCCAAGAAGAGGTACGCCGGCTTGTTGAGAGATGGGCGTATAGACATAGTGGGGTTTGAGGTCGTGCGGGGGGACTGGAGCGAGCTCGCCAAAGAGGTACAGCTGAAGGTCGTGGAGATAATTCTGAATTCGAGAGACGTGGCGGAGGCCAGACGACGCGTGACACAATACGTCAGGGAGATAATAGAGAGACTTAGGGAATACAAATTCAACGTAGACGACTTGATTATATGGAAAACCCTGGATAAAGAACTGGGGGAGTATAAGGCGTATCCGCCTCACGTCCACGCGGCGTTGATTTTGAAGAGGCACGGCTACAAGGTGGGGAAAGGCAACATGGTGGGCTACGTAGTTGTCAAAGGCGGAGGCAAGATCTCTGAGAAGGCGCTCCCCTACATCCTCCTAGACGACGTGAAGAAGATCGACGTCGAGTACTACATAGAACGGCAGATAATACCAGCCGCTTTGAGAATCGCGGAGGTAATTGGAGTTAAGGAGGCCGACTTGAAAACTGGAAAATCCGAGAGATCCCTACTCGACTTTTTCTAG
- the dnaG gene encoding DNA primase DnaG, producing MGALTIVAKYMIVAQIEVNGSVDKSDIIGALFSQTEGLLGKDMDLRELQMMGRIGRIEVDIFEKNSKTKAKIYIPSNLDRYETALVAALIESIERVGPYLANIKVLEIKDLREEKRRRIIEKAKELVKMIEEEILPDTKEIIEKLKEDVAKAEIVEYGPEKLPAGPDVEKSDSVIIVEGRADVVNLVKHGYRNVIAIEGISRGIPQTVIDLSKKKSVTVFIDGDKGGELVLRELLKVAHIDYIARAPPGKEVEQLTAKEIAKALRNKVTLEEWLAQQKAAGEKTEAPAQPTQQQPPPAEAPIQFPFDMSKKVEEMLGTLEAEIYDANWGLVKKLPVRELPDFLTGEGDSFYAIVMDGIVTQRIVDLAAKKGVKVIVTARVGPLTKVPEDMKIITFEKLTQKVA from the coding sequence ATGGGTGCCTTAACCATAGTGGCTAAGTACATGATCGTCGCTCAGATAGAGGTAAACGGAAGCGTAGATAAATCAGACATCATAGGGGCTTTGTTTTCACAAACTGAGGGACTACTTGGCAAAGACATGGACCTAAGAGAGCTCCAGATGATGGGCCGCATAGGGAGAATAGAAGTGGACATATTCGAGAAAAACAGCAAGACAAAGGCCAAGATCTACATACCCAGCAACCTAGACCGCTACGAGACGGCGCTGGTAGCGGCTTTGATAGAGAGCATAGAAAGGGTGGGGCCCTATCTCGCCAACATAAAGGTGCTTGAGATCAAGGATCTGCGCGAGGAGAAGAGAAGGAGGATAATTGAAAAGGCGAAAGAGCTCGTAAAGATGATCGAAGAGGAGATCCTCCCCGACACAAAAGAAATCATTGAAAAGCTAAAGGAAGACGTCGCCAAGGCGGAGATAGTGGAGTACGGCCCCGAAAAGCTCCCCGCAGGCCCCGACGTAGAGAAGTCAGACTCCGTGATAATAGTCGAGGGCAGAGCCGACGTTGTAAACTTGGTAAAACACGGGTATAGAAACGTGATTGCGATAGAGGGCATAAGCAGGGGTATCCCGCAGACCGTAATAGACCTAAGCAAGAAGAAGTCGGTGACGGTGTTTATCGACGGCGACAAGGGAGGAGAACTCGTCCTCAGAGAGCTGTTGAAGGTGGCGCACATAGACTATATAGCCAGAGCCCCTCCGGGCAAAGAGGTAGAGCAACTAACGGCAAAAGAGATAGCGAAGGCCCTGAGGAACAAGGTCACGCTAGAGGAGTGGCTAGCCCAGCAGAAGGCCGCAGGCGAGAAGACGGAGGCGCCGGCTCAACCCACGCAACAGCAACCGCCTCCGGCGGAAGCGCCTATACAGTTCCCCTTCGACATGTCGAAGAAGGTGGAGGAGATGCTTGGGACACTGGAGGCCGAGATATACGACGCCAACTGGGGACTTGTGAAAAAGCTACCCGTTAGAGAGCTACCCGACTTCCTCACGGGGGAGGGAGACTCCTTCTACGCCATTGTGATGGACGGCATAGTGACACAGAGAATAGTGGACTTAGCCGCGAAGAAGGGGGTGAAAGTCATAGTAACAGCCAGGGTAGGCCCGTTGACCAAGGTGCCGGAAGACATGAAGATAATAACTTTCGAAAAGCTCACTCAGAAGGTTGCCTAG